A single Sciurus carolinensis chromosome 15, mSciCar1.2, whole genome shotgun sequence DNA region contains:
- the LOC124965326 gene encoding polycomb group RING finger protein 3-like, translated as MFEILFSSTPETFQVDQTDCRPDLMELGPQVGSQEQVHDRTMQDIIYKLVPGFQEAEMRKQREFYHKLGLEVPGNIKGEACSVRQHLDPGSGETKADDSAHKATTEEKQEEDDDYHWSDEQVSICLECNSSKVWDQKWKWIRCSVQATVLHRKKFIAKKLNLSSFNELDILCNEEIQGKFMMVTRWRFKKVPLLLHYRHKMDLR; from the exons ATGTTTGAGATCCTCTTTTCTTCCACACCAGAAACCTTCCAAGTAGATCAGACAGACTGCAGGCCTGACCTCATGGAGCTGGGGCCCCAGGTGGGAAGTCAGGAGCAGGT CCATGACAGGACCATGCAGGACATCATTTACAAGTTGGTGCCAGGCTTCCAGGAAG CAGaaatgaggaagcagagggaatTCTACCACAAGCTGGGCCTGGAGGTGCCAGGCAACATCAAGGGGGAGGCGTGCTCTGTGAGACAGCACTTGGATCCTGGCAGTG GTGAGACCAAAGCAGACGACAGTGCACACAAGGCCACcacagaggagaagcaggaggaggatgaTGACTACCACTGGAGCGACGAGCAG GTGAGCATCTGCTTGGAATGCAACAGCAGCAAAGTGTGGGACCAGAAATGGAAGTGGATCCGCTGCTCAGTCCAGGCCACAGTCTTACATCGGAAGAAGTTCATTGCCAAAAAGCTCAACCTTTCCTCCTTCAATGAG ctgGACATCTTGTGCAACGAGGAGATCCAGGGCAAGTTCATGATGGTCACGCGGTGGAGGTTCAAG AAGGTGCCTCTCCTGCTACACTACAGACACAAGATGGATTTGCGGTGA